Proteins co-encoded in one Pseudarthrobacter chlorophenolicus A6 genomic window:
- a CDS encoding TasA family protein translates to MGLATVRRPHRPAITKRITIMGLNLKSTTGKVLASTALVAAAASVAGLGTYGAFTSTTSASETVASGTVNVALGATGTAANRLSVAASGLVAGDTVQRAVTLSNTGNQNLSAITLTTAATPSSKLDTDAVNGLQLTVDACSVPWTEAGTSPAFTYTCSGTVTQVLAPRAVVGANMALSGLNSVTSAAADNLRVTVTLPAAADNSFQGLSSTVGFSFTGTQRTATSK, encoded by the coding sequence ATGGGGCTGGCAACAGTCCGCAGGCCGCACCGGCCGGCCATCACGAAACGGATCACCATCATGGGTCTCAACCTCAAGTCCACCACCGGCAAGGTCCTCGCTTCCACCGCCCTGGTTGCCGCCGCAGCTTCCGTTGCAGGCCTGGGTACCTACGGTGCTTTCACCTCCACCACCAGCGCCAGCGAAACCGTCGCTTCCGGCACGGTCAACGTGGCGCTCGGCGCCACCGGCACCGCCGCGAACCGCCTGTCCGTCGCAGCAAGCGGCCTGGTTGCCGGCGACACCGTCCAGCGCGCCGTGACCCTGTCCAACACGGGCAACCAGAACCTCTCGGCCATCACCCTGACCACGGCAGCGACGCCGTCGTCCAAGCTGGACACGGACGCCGTCAACGGCCTCCAGCTGACCGTGGACGCCTGCTCCGTCCCGTGGACCGAAGCCGGCACCTCCCCCGCCTTCACCTACACCTGCTCCGGCACGGTCACCCAGGTCCTCGCTCCCCGCGCAGTGGTGGGCGCCAACATGGCACTGTCAGGCCTGAACTCCGTGACCTCGGCCGCCGCTGACAACCTCCGCGTCACCGTGACCCTGCCGGCCGCCGCTGACAACTCCTTCCAGGGCCTGTCCAGCACCGTCGGCTTCAGCTTCACCGGCACCCAGCGCACCGCCACCAGCAAGTAG